Part of the Roseomonas sp. OT10 genome, CCGACATTCTCGAAATAGACGTCGATCCCCTCCGGGCAGGCGGCGGCCAGGCGGGCGGGGAAGTCCTCCGCCCGATGGTCCACGCCGTCGTCGAAGCCCAGCGTGTCCGTCACGAAGGCGCATTTCTCCGGCCCGCCGGCGATGCCCACCACCCGCGCGCCCATCCGCTTCGCGATCTGGCCCGCGACCGAGCCCACCGCGCCGGAGGCCGCCGAGACGACGAAGGTCTCGCCCGGCCTCGGCACGGCGATGCGGGTGGTGCCGACCCAGGCGGTGGTGCCCGGCATGCCCAGCACGCCCAGCCAGGCGGTCAGCGGCGCGGCCTCCGGGTCCAGCTTCAGCAGCCCGCCCGCCGGCACGGCGGAGAGGCGCTGCCAGCCCTGGCCGCCCAGCACCCAGTCGCCGGGGGCGAAGCCCGGCACGGTGGAGGCGACGACCTGCCCGACGCTCTGCCCCTGCATCACCTCGCCCAGTCCGACCGCGGCGGCGTAGGACTTCGCGTCGTCCATCCGCCCACGCATGTAGGGGTCGAGCGAGAGGTAGCGGTGCCGCACCAGCACCTCGCCCGGAGCCATGTCCGGCGGCGCCGTCTCCACGAGGCTGAAGTCGCCCGGCTGCGGCGCCCCTTCCGGCCGGCGGGCCAGGCGGATCTGCAGGTTGGTCTCGTTCATGCCGCCTCGCTCCGACCGATCGCCCGGAAGGTCCCGGACCGCCGCGCCGCCGCGCCGCCGCGCCCGCATGGCCCGGTTTGCGGCGGCCCTGCCGGTCATATATGCGCGGGCGATGGTCCTGACGAGGCAAGCACCCCCTCCGCGCGTCCTCGGCCTGGCCGGCTGGAGCGGGGCGGGCAAGACGACGCTGCTGACGCGGCTGATCCCCTGCCTGCGCGGGCGGGGGTTCACGGTGTCCACCGTCAAGCACGCGCATCACCGGTTCGACCTGGACCAGCCCGGCAAGGACAGCCACCGCCACCGTGAGGCCGGGGCGGAGCAGGTGCTGGTCGCCTCCGCCACGCGCTGGGCGCTGATGACCGAGCTGCGCGGGGCGCCGGAGCCGGACCTCGCCTTCCTGCTCGCCCGCCTGTCGCCGGCCGACCTGGTGCTGGTGGAAGGGTTCAAGCGCGACGGCCATCCGAAGATCGAGGTCCACCGCGCCGCCAACGGCAAGCCCTGGCTGCACCCGGAGGACCCCGCCATCGTCGCCCTCGCCGCCGACGCGCCGCCCCCGTCCGGTGCCCCGCCCTGGGTGCCGCTGGACGCGGTGGAGCGGGTGGCCGACCTCGTGCTGGAGCATGCCCGGCCATGGCCCAACTGAGGGACGACTGCTTCGCCGGGGGCGAGGCGGTCCTGGGGGTGGAGGAGGCCGCGGCCCGGGTCGCCGCCGGCGTCCTGCCGTTGCCGGGGGAGGAGCGGGTGGCGCTGCGCGCGGCGCGCGGCCGCGTGCTGGCGCGCAACCTCATCGCCGGGCAGCACCTGCCGCCCTTCTTCAACAGCGCCGTGGACGGCTATGCCTTCGCCCATGCCGACCTGCGCCCCGACGGCGCCTGGCTGCGCCTCGCCGGGCGGGCGGTGGCCGGGCAGGCCGCCCCCGCCCTGGCGCGGGGGCAGGCGCTGCGGGTGATGACCGGCGCCCCCATGCCGGTGGGGGCGGACACGGTGATAATGCAGGAGGATGCGGCGCTGGACGGCGGCACGCTGCGCCTGCCCCCCGGCCTGCCGCGCGGCGCCAATTGCCGCCCGGCCGGGGAGGACGTGGCGCGCGGGGCCATCGCCCTGCCGAAGGGGCGCCGCCTCGGCCCGGCGGAGATCGGGCTGGCCGCCGCGCTGGGCCTCGCCGGCCTGTCGGTGACGCCGCGCCCGCGGGTGGGCGTGTTCAGCACGGGCAACGAGTTGGTCTCGCCCGGGAGGACGCTGGGGGGCGCCCGCATCTTCGACAGCAACCGCTTCGCCCTGCTGGCCCTGCTGGACGGGCTGCCGGTGGAGGCGGTGGATCTCGGCATCCTGCGCGACCGGCCGGGGGAGCTGGCCGGCGCCATCGCCGCGGCGGCCGCCTCCCACGACCTGCTGATCACCTCGGGCGGGGTGAGCGTCGGCGAGGAGGACCACACCCGCGCCGCGATCGAGGCAGCGGGGTCGCTGGCCTTCTGGCGGCTGGCCATCAAGCCGGGCAAGGCGGCGGCGATGGGGGTGGTCGGCGGCACGCCCGTCCTCGGCCTGCCGGGCAACCCGGTGGCCGCCATCGTCACCTTCCTGCACCTGGCCCGGCCGCTGATCCTGCGGCTGGCGGGCGCCGCCCCCGCGCCGCTGCCGCGCTTCCCGGCCGTGGCGGATTTCGCCCACCGCAAGAAGCCCGGCCGGCGGGAATACCTGCGCGTCTCCCTGGTCCCCGGCGGGACGGTGCCGCTGGCCCGCAAGGAGGCGCGCGACGGGGCGGGGCTGCTCTCCTCCCTGACCCGCGCGGACGCCTTCGCCGAGCTGGCAGAGGACCGGGAGTCGGTGGAACCGGGCGAGGCCGTCACCGTCCTGCCCTTCGCCGCGCTGCTCTGATACCGGCGTCGGGATGATCTGACCCGTGTTGTGCTGTCGTGGTCGGGCGGCGGCACTGGGAGGGGACGCCGTCCCCTCCCAGACCCTCCCCTGCCGGGGCCACAAGCGGGCCCCGGTCCCCGCTGAGAGTTGGTTCTAAGCGGTGGGCGTCAGCCTGCGGGCTGAACCCTGACGGAACACGGACAGGCGGGACTCTGAAAAAGCATCACAGGCGTCAGCGCGGGCGGACACCGTACCCGCCGAGGAGCCATGCTCCTCGGCGTCTCGACCCCGTCGCAGGCTGTCCCGCGGCAGCGCCTCTCGGGTCCAGGGCCCGCAGGGTCCTGGCGGAGTGGGGGTACGGGGGCGAGGCAGAGCCTTGCCCCCGGGGAACGGGCGCACCCTATGCCGCCACGGATCAACGCATCCCGCCGTCCGTATGACAGGGGGCGCGGGCGGCGTGGCGCTCAGCGCGCTCCGGCGCGCCTGTTCTCCAGCCGCGACAGCACGCGCACCAGCGGCCAGAGCAGCAGGAAGTACGCGACGGCGGCCGCCACGATGGGCGAGGCGTTGTAGGTCACGCTCTGGGCCTGCCGGGCCTGGAACAGCAGCTCCGGCAGCGCCACCACCGAGGCGATGGAGGTGAGCTTCACCACCTCCAGCACGTTGCCCAGCAGGTCGGGCAGCACGTTGCGCGCTGCCTGCGGCAGCACGACCAGGGCCATGCCCTGCCAGGGGCGCAGGCCGAGGGCGCGGGCGGCCTCGGACTGGCCTCTGGGCACGGAATCCAGGCCGGCGCGCAGCACCTCGCCGAAATAGGCGCCGGTGTTGAGCAGGAAGGCGATGGCGACGGCCGCCCAGGCGCTGACCTCCAGCCCGGCGAAGGGCAGGCCGGCATAGACCAGCACCAGCAGCACCAGCGGCGGCAGGGCGCGGAACAGGTCCACCCAGGCGGCGAGCGGCCAGCGCACCCAGCGGCTTTCCGCCCGCGACAGCAGCGCCAGCGCCAGCCCGGCGAGGAGGCCGAGCGGCACCACCAGCAGCGAAAGCAGCAGGGTCTGCTGCAGCCCCATCCACAGGATGGGCATCGCCTGCCGGACGATGCCGAGGTCCAGGAAGGCGGCGCGGAAATCCTCGAGGGTCATCATCGGACCGGGGCCGTCACCGCGTGCGCACCGCGTAGCGCGCCTCGATCCAGCGGCCGAGGCAGACGACCGGGATGAACAGCAGCAGATAGGCCGCCGCGCCGAGGATCAGCGGCGAGGGGTTGGCGGCGAAGGCCACGGCGGATTGCGAGGCGCCAAGGATCTCCGACACGCCGGCGACGCTGCCCAGGGCGGTGTTCTTGGTGATGGCGATGGTGCGGTTGGTCAGCGGCGGGATGACCATCCGCACCGCCTGCGGCAGCACCACGAGGAACAGCACCGGGACGGGGCGCAGGCCGAGCGCCGCCGCTGCCTCCGGCTGGCCGCGCGGGACAGCGGTGATGCCCGCCCAGAAGATCTCCTCGGCGAAGGCCATCAGGACCAGCGTCAGCGCCAGCCAGGTGGCGGCGAAGCCGGACAGCTCCGCCCCCGCCGCCGGCAGGCCGAAGAAGAACAGCACCACCAGCACCAGCGGCGGCACGGCGCGGAACAGGTCGACGAGGAAGAGGATGGGCAGCGCCATCCAGCGCCCGCCGCGCCGGTCCGTCAGCAGGGCGCGCAGCACCGCCAGCGCCAGGCCCAGCGCCAAGCCGCACGTCACCACCAGCGCCGCCAGCTCCACCGTCACCACGAAGCCGGCGGCGATGGCGGGCAGGTAGGTCGCCATCACCGCCCCGTTCAGGAAGGTGAAGGCGAAGTTCTCCCAGCCGCTCAAGCGGAACGGGCCTAGCCGCAGGTCACCTCGTGCGGCGTCGGGTCGTAGCCCGGCAGGTCGGGCACGCCGTAGCCGGGGAAGGCGACGTTCTCGGCATCGTCGGCGGCGGGCTTGGTGCCGAACCACTTCTCCGACAGGGCGGCCAGGCTGCCGTCCTTCTTCATGCACTCCAGCACCCGCTCCACCGCGTTGCGCAGCTCCACGTTGTCCTTGCGGAAGGGCGCGGCCCAGTGGGCGCGGGTCTCGCGGATGGTGAAGTCCGGCACCAGCAGCCGCACCTGCTGCGCGGCGTAGCGGACCACGGTGTTGCCGGCGAGCACGGCATAGGCCCGGTTGGCGACCACCGCCTGCACCGCGTCGGGGTTGGTGTCGAAGGTCTGGTAGGTGAAGCCCAGCCGCTGCGCGTTCGCCTGCGCCCAGGCGTCGTAGGCGCTGCCCTTGTTCACCGCGATCACCTTGCCGCGCAGGTCGTCGAGCGAGGTGATGGGCGCGTTGCCGCGGCGGATGCCGAACTGGAAGGCGGTGTAGAGGTAGCCTTCGGTGAAGAGCAGCGCCTCCGCGCGCTCCTTCGTCACCGTCACCGGCGCGGCGAGGAAGTCGTACCGGCCGGCGTTCAGCGCCGGCACCAGGCCGGAGAAGGAGGCGCTGTCGATGGTCACGTCGCGCCCCATGCGGCGCGCCACCTCCTGGAACAGGTCCACGTTGAAGCCCTGCACCCCGCCATCGAGCTTGGGGAAGGCATGCGGGGCGAAGGTCCCGTCGACGGCGGTGCGCAGCGGCGGCTGGGCGCCGCCCGTGCCCTGCGCCAGGGTCGCGGTCCCGGCGCCGAGGGACAGCCCGGCCAGTAGCAGGGTCAGGGGAAGGAAGGGACGCATCGCGGGTTCTCCGGCGGTCGGGGCCTTGTCCGGACGGGGCGGATGCCGCGGCCGGGTCGGGTCAGGCTGGCAGCAAGAAGCGTGCGACGGCCAGCCCCCGCACGCCGGAAAGCCTGCATCCCCGGACACCGGCCCTGGGGGCGGGAGAGGCGAGGCCGGCGAAGGGGAGCCATGCGGCCGGCCCGGGACCGGCCGCATTCCTGCCACAAAGCGGACCTCGCGGCGCCGCGAGCGGGGCGTGTCCTTCCCCTCGGCCGCGACACGGCCCTTCACCCCGGCCCCGGGAGGCCACCATGTTCCGCTTCGCCCTTCTCCTCGTTGTCCTCGGCTTCGGCACCATCCTGACGCTGACCGCCCGGCTGCTCGGCGGGCTGGCGACGCAGCAACTCGATGCCCTGCCGATCGCGCTCAGCGCGCTGGCCGCCTGCTCCATGCTGGTCGGCGGGCTCGGCCTGCTGGAACGCCGCGCCCATGGGCAGCGCGCCCGCTTCCTGGTCGGCTGATCCGGCCGCGGGGCGAAGCCCCGCCATCCGTGGGCGGAGGCCGCTCGCCTCCGCCCGGGGGCGCGTCAGGCGTTCG contains:
- a CDS encoding amino acid ABC transporter permease — its product is MMTLEDFRAAFLDLGIVRQAMPILWMGLQQTLLLSLLVVPLGLLAGLALALLSRAESRWVRWPLAAWVDLFRALPPLVLLVLVYAGLPFAGLEVSAWAAVAIAFLLNTGAYFGEVLRAGLDSVPRGQSEAARALGLRPWQGMALVVLPQAARNVLPDLLGNVLEVVKLTSIASVVALPELLFQARQAQSVTYNASPIVAAAVAYFLLLWPLVRVLSRLENRRAGAR
- a CDS encoding NADP-dependent oxidoreductase: MNETNLQIRLARRPEGAPQPGDFSLVETAPPDMAPGEVLVRHRYLSLDPYMRGRMDDAKSYAAAVGLGEVMQGQSVGQVVASTVPGFAPGDWVLGGQGWQRLSAVPAGGLLKLDPEAAPLTAWLGVLGMPGTTAWVGTTRIAVPRPGETFVVSAASGAVGSVAGQIAKRMGARVVGIAGGPEKCAFVTDTLGFDDGVDHRAEDFPARLAAACPEGIDVYFENVGGAVQHAVWPLLRDFGRVAFCGMVAEYNTRPPAPGPSLMQVVRKRLSLRGFIVMDHPDAFAEWRRTGARWLREGALQYREDVVQGLEKAPDAFLGLLGGKNFGKLIVAID
- a CDS encoding amino acid ABC transporter permease — protein: MSGWENFAFTFLNGAVMATYLPAIAAGFVVTVELAALVVTCGLALGLALAVLRALLTDRRGGRWMALPILFLVDLFRAVPPLVLVVLFFFGLPAAGAELSGFAATWLALTLVLMAFAEEIFWAGITAVPRGQPEAAAALGLRPVPVLFLVVLPQAVRMVIPPLTNRTIAITKNTALGSVAGVSEILGASQSAVAFAANPSPLILGAAAYLLLFIPVVCLGRWIEARYAVRTR
- a CDS encoding transporter substrate-binding domain-containing protein, giving the protein MRPFLPLTLLLAGLSLGAGTATLAQGTGGAQPPLRTAVDGTFAPHAFPKLDGGVQGFNVDLFQEVARRMGRDVTIDSASFSGLVPALNAGRYDFLAAPVTVTKERAEALLFTEGYLYTAFQFGIRRGNAPITSLDDLRGKVIAVNKGSAYDAWAQANAQRLGFTYQTFDTNPDAVQAVVANRAYAVLAGNTVVRYAAQQVRLLVPDFTIRETRAHWAAPFRKDNVELRNAVERVLECMKKDGSLAALSEKWFGTKPAADDAENVAFPGYGVPDLPGYDPTPHEVTCG
- the mobB gene encoding molybdopterin-guanine dinucleotide biosynthesis protein B, which produces MVLTRQAPPPRVLGLAGWSGAGKTTLLTRLIPCLRGRGFTVSTVKHAHHRFDLDQPGKDSHRHREAGAEQVLVASATRWALMTELRGAPEPDLAFLLARLSPADLVLVEGFKRDGHPKIEVHRAANGKPWLHPEDPAIVALAADAPPPSGAPPWVPLDAVERVADLVLEHARPWPN
- a CDS encoding molybdopterin molybdotransferase MoeA; translation: MAQLRDDCFAGGEAVLGVEEAAARVAAGVLPLPGEERVALRAARGRVLARNLIAGQHLPPFFNSAVDGYAFAHADLRPDGAWLRLAGRAVAGQAAPALARGQALRVMTGAPMPVGADTVIMQEDAALDGGTLRLPPGLPRGANCRPAGEDVARGAIALPKGRRLGPAEIGLAAALGLAGLSVTPRPRVGVFSTGNELVSPGRTLGGARIFDSNRFALLALLDGLPVEAVDLGILRDRPGELAGAIAAAAASHDLLITSGGVSVGEEDHTRAAIEAAGSLAFWRLAIKPGKAAAMGVVGGTPVLGLPGNPVAAIVTFLHLARPLILRLAGAAPAPLPRFPAVADFAHRKKPGRREYLRVSLVPGGTVPLARKEARDGAGLLSSLTRADAFAELAEDRESVEPGEAVTVLPFAALL